A stretch of the Camarhynchus parvulus chromosome 4, STF_HiC, whole genome shotgun sequence genome encodes the following:
- the HNRNPDL gene encoding heterogeneous nuclear ribonucleoprotein D-like yields the protein MEDATEMSGGQEEFAEGSKINASKNQQDDGKMFIGGLSWDTSKKDLTEYLSRFGEVVDCTIKTDPVTGRSRGFGFVLFKDAASVEKVLELKEHKLDGKLIDPKRAKALKGKEPPKKVFVGGLSPDTSEEQIKEYFGAFGEIENIELPMDTKTNERRGFCFITYTDEEPVKKLLESRYHQIGSGKCEIKVAQPKEVYRQQQQQQKGGKSNSSGGRGGGRGRGRGQGQNWNQGFNNYYDQGYGNYNSAYSDQSYSGYGGYDYSGYNYPNYGYGPGYTDYSGQQSTYGKASRGGGNHQNNYQPY from the exons ATGGAGGACGCGACCGAGATGAGCGGCGGCCAGGAGGAGTTCGCCGAGGGCTCCAAGATCAACGCGAGCAAGAACCAGCAGGACGACGG GAAAATGTTCATCGGAGGCCTCAGCTGGGACACCAGCAAGAAGGACCTGACGGAGTATCTCTCGCGTTTTGGCGAGGTTGTGGATTGCACTATCAAAACAGACCCGGTCACTGGAAGGTCGAGGGGGTTTGGGTTCGTGCTCTTCAAGGATGCTGCCAGCGTGGAGAAG GTGTTGGAACTGAAGGAACACAAACTGGATGGCAAGTTAATAGATCCTAAAAGGGCAAAAGCGCTGAAAGGGAAGGAGCCACCCAAAAAAGTGTTTGTTGGTGGGCTGAGTCCAGATACATCTGAAGAACAGATTAAGGAGTACTTTGGTGCTTTTGGCGAG ATTGAAAACATTGAACTTCCCATGGACACAAAGACAAATGAAAGGAGGGGCTTCTGTTTTATCACCTACACAGACGAAGAGCCAGTAAAGAAGTTACTAGAGAGCAGATACCACCAGATTGGTTCAGGCAAG TGTGAAATCAAAGTAGCACAGCCCAAAGAGGTgtacaggcagcagcagcagcagcagaaaggagggaaaagcaatTCTTCTGGTGGACGTGGAGGCGGAAGGGGGCGTGGACGGG GTCAGGGACAAAACTGGAACCAAGGATTTAATAACTACTATGATCAAGGCTACGGGAATTACAATAGCGCTTACAGTGATCAGAGCTACAGTGGCTATGGAGGCTACGACTACTCTGGGTACAACTATCCCAACTACGGATATGGGCCAGGATACACAGATTACAGTG GCCAACAGAGCACGTATGGGAAGGCGTCCCGTGGCGGCGGCAACCACCAAAACAACTACCAGCCCTACTAA
- the ENOPH1 gene encoding enolase-phosphatase E1 isoform X1, translating into MGVLPVPAEVRAILLDIEGTTTPIAFVQETLFPYIKDNVKEYLRAHWEEEECQRDVGLLRKQAQEDSSLDGAVPIPLESGSGEEELERVIQAVVDNVHWQMSLDRKTTALKQLQGHMWRAAYATGLVKGEIFEDVVPAIRKWREAGMKVYIYSSGSVEAQKLLFGYSTEGDILELFDGHFDTKIGPKVESESYRRIAASIGCATNNILFLTDVPREANAAEEADTHVAVVIRPGNAGLTDDEKSYYSLISSFTELFLPSST; encoded by the exons aTGGGCGTGCTGCCGGTGCCGGCGGAGGTGCGCGCCATCCTGCTGGACATCGAAGGCACCACCACCCCCATCGCCTTCGTCCAG GAGACCTTATTCCCTTACATCAAAGACAACGTGAAGGAGTATCTGCGTGCTcactgggaggaggaggagtgccAGCGGGATGTTGGACTTCTGAGGAAACAG GCTCAGGAGGACTCCAGCCTGGACGGGGCCGTGCCCATCCCTTTGGAGAGCGGCAgcggggaggaggagctggagcgcGTCATCCAGGCCGTGGTGGACAACGTGCACTGGCAGATGTCCCTGGACAGGAAAACCACAGCActgaagcagctgcagggccacaTGTGGAGGGCAGCCTATGCCACCGGGCTCGTCAAAGGAGA AATCTTCGAGGATGTTGTTCCAGCCATCCGGAAGTGGCGGGAAGCAGGGATGAAGGTCTATATCTACTCTTCAGGCAGTGTCGAAGCCCAGAAGCTTCTGTTTGGATACTCTACAGAAGGTGATATCCTAGAG cTCTTTGATGGCCACTTTGATACCAAAATCGGCCCCAAGGTAGAAAGTGAGAGCTACAGGAGGATTGCTGCCAGTATTGGGTGTGCCACCAACAACATCCTCTTCCTGACAGATGTTCCTCGAG AAGCCAATGCAGCCGAAGAGGCGGACACTCACGTGGCTGTGGTGATCAGACCGGGCAACGCGGGACTGACGGACGATGAGAAATCCTATTACAGCCTCATCTCGTCTTTCACCGAACTGTTCTTGCCTTCCTCCACTTAG
- the ENOPH1 gene encoding enolase-phosphatase E1 isoform X2, giving the protein MDIGQLGCSQPHPGKALEHHCSFDGWSCSTAPGSAQSLKCELSEETLFPYIKDNVKEYLRAHWEEEECQRDVGLLRKQAQEDSSLDGAVPIPLESGSGEEELERVIQAVVDNVHWQMSLDRKTTALKQLQGHMWRAAYATGLVKGEIFEDVVPAIRKWREAGMKVYIYSSGSVEAQKLLFGYSTEGDILELFDGHFDTKIGPKVESESYRRIAASIGCATNNILFLTDVPREANAAEEADTHVAVVIRPGNAGLTDDEKSYYSLISSFTELFLPSST; this is encoded by the exons ATGGATATAGGGCAGCTGGGGTGCTCGCAGCCTCATCCCGGAAAAGCCCTCGAGCATCACTGCTCCTTTgatggctggagctgcagcaccgCACCCGGCTCTGCACAGAGCCTTAAGTGCGAGCTCTCTGAA GAGACCTTATTCCCTTACATCAAAGACAACGTGAAGGAGTATCTGCGTGCTcactgggaggaggaggagtgccAGCGGGATGTTGGACTTCTGAGGAAACAG GCTCAGGAGGACTCCAGCCTGGACGGGGCCGTGCCCATCCCTTTGGAGAGCGGCAgcggggaggaggagctggagcgcGTCATCCAGGCCGTGGTGGACAACGTGCACTGGCAGATGTCCCTGGACAGGAAAACCACAGCActgaagcagctgcagggccacaTGTGGAGGGCAGCCTATGCCACCGGGCTCGTCAAAGGAGA AATCTTCGAGGATGTTGTTCCAGCCATCCGGAAGTGGCGGGAAGCAGGGATGAAGGTCTATATCTACTCTTCAGGCAGTGTCGAAGCCCAGAAGCTTCTGTTTGGATACTCTACAGAAGGTGATATCCTAGAG cTCTTTGATGGCCACTTTGATACCAAAATCGGCCCCAAGGTAGAAAGTGAGAGCTACAGGAGGATTGCTGCCAGTATTGGGTGTGCCACCAACAACATCCTCTTCCTGACAGATGTTCCTCGAG AAGCCAATGCAGCCGAAGAGGCGGACACTCACGTGGCTGTGGTGATCAGACCGGGCAACGCGGGACTGACGGACGATGAGAAATCCTATTACAGCCTCATCTCGTCTTTCACCGAACTGTTCTTGCCTTCCTCCACTTAG
- the TMEM150C gene encoding transmembrane protein 150C isoform X2: MACMDGKKCSVWMFLPLVFTLFTSAGLWIVYFIAVEDNKILPLSVPDRKPGPKRPPYISIAGDAPPASCVFSQVMNMAAFLALVVAVLRFIQLKPKVLTPWLNISGLVALCLASFGMTLLGNFQLSNDEEIHNVGTSLTFGFGTLACWIQSALTLKINLKNEGRKAGIPRVALSASITLCVVLYFILMAQGIHMHASRIQWGLVMCFLCYFGTFAVEFRHYRFEIICSEYQENFLSFSESLSEASEYQTDQV; the protein is encoded by the exons ATGGCCT GTATGGATGGGAAGAAATGCAGCGTGTGGATGTTTTTACCTCTTGTCTTCACCCTGTTTACATCAGCTGGATTATGGATAGT GTATTTTATAGCAGTGGAAGATAACAAAATTCTCCCACTAAGTGTACCAGATAG GAAACCTGGTCCCAAAAGACCGCCTTATATAAG TATTGCAGGTGATGCACCTCCTGCAAGCTGTGTGTTTAGTCAAGTCATGAACATGGCAGCATTTCTAG CGCTTGTTGTGGCTGTCCTGCGCTTCATTCAGCTGAAGCCCAAGGTGCTCACCCCGTGGCTGAACATCAGTGGCTTGGTGGCTCTGTGCTTGGCCTCTTTTGGGATGACCCTGCTCGGCAACTTTCAG CTCTCCAATGATGAGGAGATCCACAACGTGGGCACATCTCTGACCTTTGGCTTTGGGACACTGGCATGCTGGATCCAGTCTGCCCTCACCCTCAAGATCAACCTGAAGAACGAGGGGCGGAAAGCTGGAATTCCACGAGTGGCTCTGTCAGCCAGCATCACCCTCTGCGTGGTGCTCT ATTTCATCCTTATGGCCCAGGGCATTCACATGCATGCTTCCAGGATCCAGTGGGGCCTAGTGATGTGCTTCCTGTGCTACTTTGGCACCTTTGCAGTGGAGTTCAGGCATTACAGATTTGAGATAATTTGTTCTGAGTACCAGGAAAACTTTCTGAGCTTTTCCGAAAGCTTATCAGAAGCCTCCGAGTACCAGACAGATCAGGTGTAG
- the TMEM150C gene encoding transmembrane protein 150C isoform X1: protein MASGMDGKKCSVWMFLPLVFTLFTSAGLWIVYFIAVEDNKILPLSVPDRKPGPKRPPYISIAGDAPPASCVFSQVMNMAAFLALVVAVLRFIQLKPKVLTPWLNISGLVALCLASFGMTLLGNFQLSNDEEIHNVGTSLTFGFGTLACWIQSALTLKINLKNEGRKAGIPRVALSASITLCVVLYFILMAQGIHMHASRIQWGLVMCFLCYFGTFAVEFRHYRFEIICSEYQENFLSFSESLSEASEYQTDQV, encoded by the exons ATGGCCT CAGGTATGGATGGGAAGAAATGCAGCGTGTGGATGTTTTTACCTCTTGTCTTCACCCTGTTTACATCAGCTGGATTATGGATAGT GTATTTTATAGCAGTGGAAGATAACAAAATTCTCCCACTAAGTGTACCAGATAG GAAACCTGGTCCCAAAAGACCGCCTTATATAAG TATTGCAGGTGATGCACCTCCTGCAAGCTGTGTGTTTAGTCAAGTCATGAACATGGCAGCATTTCTAG CGCTTGTTGTGGCTGTCCTGCGCTTCATTCAGCTGAAGCCCAAGGTGCTCACCCCGTGGCTGAACATCAGTGGCTTGGTGGCTCTGTGCTTGGCCTCTTTTGGGATGACCCTGCTCGGCAACTTTCAG CTCTCCAATGATGAGGAGATCCACAACGTGGGCACATCTCTGACCTTTGGCTTTGGGACACTGGCATGCTGGATCCAGTCTGCCCTCACCCTCAAGATCAACCTGAAGAACGAGGGGCGGAAAGCTGGAATTCCACGAGTGGCTCTGTCAGCCAGCATCACCCTCTGCGTGGTGCTCT ATTTCATCCTTATGGCCCAGGGCATTCACATGCATGCTTCCAGGATCCAGTGGGGCCTAGTGATGTGCTTCCTGTGCTACTTTGGCACCTTTGCAGTGGAGTTCAGGCATTACAGATTTGAGATAATTTGTTCTGAGTACCAGGAAAACTTTCTGAGCTTTTCCGAAAGCTTATCAGAAGCCTCCGAGTACCAGACAGATCAGGTGTAG
- the TMEM150C gene encoding transmembrane protein 150C isoform X3, with protein sequence MDGKKCSVWMFLPLVFTLFTSAGLWIVYFIAVEDNKILPLSVPDRKPGPKRPPYISIAGDAPPASCVFSQVMNMAAFLALVVAVLRFIQLKPKVLTPWLNISGLVALCLASFGMTLLGNFQLSNDEEIHNVGTSLTFGFGTLACWIQSALTLKINLKNEGRKAGIPRVALSASITLCVVLYFILMAQGIHMHASRIQWGLVMCFLCYFGTFAVEFRHYRFEIICSEYQENFLSFSESLSEASEYQTDQV encoded by the exons ATGGATGGGAAGAAATGCAGCGTGTGGATGTTTTTACCTCTTGTCTTCACCCTGTTTACATCAGCTGGATTATGGATAGT GTATTTTATAGCAGTGGAAGATAACAAAATTCTCCCACTAAGTGTACCAGATAG GAAACCTGGTCCCAAAAGACCGCCTTATATAAG TATTGCAGGTGATGCACCTCCTGCAAGCTGTGTGTTTAGTCAAGTCATGAACATGGCAGCATTTCTAG CGCTTGTTGTGGCTGTCCTGCGCTTCATTCAGCTGAAGCCCAAGGTGCTCACCCCGTGGCTGAACATCAGTGGCTTGGTGGCTCTGTGCTTGGCCTCTTTTGGGATGACCCTGCTCGGCAACTTTCAG CTCTCCAATGATGAGGAGATCCACAACGTGGGCACATCTCTGACCTTTGGCTTTGGGACACTGGCATGCTGGATCCAGTCTGCCCTCACCCTCAAGATCAACCTGAAGAACGAGGGGCGGAAAGCTGGAATTCCACGAGTGGCTCTGTCAGCCAGCATCACCCTCTGCGTGGTGCTCT ATTTCATCCTTATGGCCCAGGGCATTCACATGCATGCTTCCAGGATCCAGTGGGGCCTAGTGATGTGCTTCCTGTGCTACTTTGGCACCTTTGCAGTGGAGTTCAGGCATTACAGATTTGAGATAATTTGTTCTGAGTACCAGGAAAACTTTCTGAGCTTTTCCGAAAGCTTATCAGAAGCCTCCGAGTACCAGACAGATCAGGTGTAG